From Pogoniulus pusillus isolate bPogPus1 chromosome 5, bPogPus1.pri, whole genome shotgun sequence, the proteins below share one genomic window:
- the LOC135175199 gene encoding cystatin-B-like, protein MLCGGASAARPATDETQRIADEVKPQLEEKEGKTFDVFTAVEFRTQVVAGTNYFIKVHVGNDDFVHLRVFRSLPHENKPLSLHSYQSSKAKHDELAYF, encoded by the exons atgctgtgcgGAGGAGCCTCGGCGGCTCGGCCCGCCACGGACGAGACGCAGCGGATCGCGGACGAG gtGAAGCCTCagctggaagaaaaagaagggaaaacatttgaTGTCTTCACTGCAGTGGAGTTTAGAACTCAGGTGGTTGCTGGAACCAACTACTTCATCAAG GTCCATGTTGGCAATGATGACTTTGTGCACCTGCGGGTGTTCAGAAGCCTTCCTCATGAGAATAAGCCTCTCAGTCTCCACAGCTACcagagcagcaaggcaaagCATGATGAGCTGGCTTATTTTTAG
- the LOC135175193 gene encoding cystatin-A-like has protein sequence MEHVTGIRGGLSEAKPATPEIQHIVDQVKPEFERRQNQACAIFRAILYKSQVVSGLNYFIKVQDSEDSFVHLKVFEGISPENRAPSLEGFQTGKTRDDPLTYF, from the exons ATGGAACATGTCACTGGGATACGCGGAGGCTTATCTGAGGCCAAGCCTGCCACTCCAGAAATCCAGCATATCGTTGACCAG GTGAAGCCAGAGTTTGAACGCAGGCAAAACCAGGCATGTGCCATCTTCAGAGCCATACTGTATAAGTCTCAGGTGGTTTCTGGGCTCAACTATTTCATTAAG GTCCAAGATTCTGAAGACAGTTTTGTCCACTTAAAGGTGTTTGAGGGCATTTCTCCTGAGAACCGAGCTCCCAGCCTTGAGGGTTTTCAGACTGGCAAAACCAGAGACGATCCTCTGACCTACTtctga